A region from the Arachis ipaensis cultivar K30076 chromosome B01, Araip1.1, whole genome shotgun sequence genome encodes:
- the LOC107629310 gene encoding pentatricopeptide repeat-containing protein At1g06710, mitochondrial: MIVSKRDFNTLFSLSRSLLHLKSKIILSFSLPQSFSTSSDNTLEGLVHPDDPFLHHTSPPAPDLSPDYAFLRTTLLNSTTTVHSDDPSHDAILMSDAIRNTNDSFGAQTQKLFRQFRGRLTEALVVQMMCNVRHPELCVKFFLWAGRQIGYTHTPAVYDALLDVLGCNGSGRVPEKFLREIRDDDKELLQKLLNFFIRKCCRNGLYNAALEELGRLKDFGYKPSPTTYSALIQVFLGAGKLDSAYLVHKEMESYGYGMDGYTLSCFAYSLCRAGRYRDALNLIAKVGYVPDTVFYNRMVSGLCEASLFEEAMDILNRMRSSSCIPNVVTYRILLSGCLRKGQLGRCKRILSMMITEGCYPNREIFNFLVHAYCKSGDYFYAYKLFKKMVKCGCQPGYLLYNILIGSICGNVELPISDVLEIAEKAYDEMLDSGVVLNKVNVGNFARCLCGAGKFDKAFKIICEMMSKGFVPDDSTYSKVIHFLCNASKVEKAFLLFEEMKRNGIVPSVYTYTILIDSFCKAGLIQQARKWYDEMLRDGCKPNVVTYTALIHAYLKARKLFDANKLFEVMVLEGCKPNIVTYTALIDGHCKAGQIEKACQIFARMQGDIEISDMDMYFKLDDDNNTEEPNVITYGALVDGLCKTSRVKQARELLDTMWAHGCEPNQTVYDALIDGFCKAGKLEDAQEVFAKMLERGYSPSLYTYSSLIDCLFKDKRLDLVLKVLSRMLENSIAPNVVIYTEMIDGLCKVGKADEAHKLMLKMEEKGCNPNVVTYTAMIDGFGKLGKIEQCFELLRDMCSKGCAPNFITYRVLINHCCSTGLFDEAHRLLDEMKQTYWPRHISSHRKIIEGINREFIASIGLLNELVEDESIPVDSLYKILIHNYIKAGRLEVAVNLLEEISSSPSIAMACKYLYTSLIESLSQASKVDKAFELYASMISKNVVPELSTLVDLIKGLTRVDKWQEALQLSDSICQMDIYWVHEEGTSVN; encoded by the exons ATGATTGTGAGCAAGAGAGACTTCaacactctcttctctctctcacgCTCTCTACTCCATCTCAAGTCCAAAatcattctctctttctctttaccGCAATCCTTCTCTACCTCTTCAGACAACACCCTTGAAGGTTTGGTCCATCCCGACGACCCCTTCTTACACCACACTTCGCCCCCAGCCCCCGATTTGTCACCTGACTACGCATTCCTCCGCACCACTCTCCTCAATTCAACCACTACTGTGCATTCTGACGACCCTTCCCACGATGCTATTTTGATGTCCGATGCCATCAGGAACACTAATGACAGCTTTGGTGCCCAAACGCAGAAACTTTTCAGGCAATTCAGGGGGAGATTAACTGAGGCTTTGGTGGTGCAGATGATGTGCAATGTGAGACACCCTGAATTGTGTGTCAAGTTTTTCTTGTGGGCGGGGAGACAAATAGGGTACACCCACACCCCTGCGGTATATGATGCGCTCCTCGATGTGTTGGGCTGCAATGGCAGTGGTAGAGTGCCCGAGAAGTTTTTGCGGGAAATAAGGGATGATGATAAGGAGCTGCTTCAAAAGCTGCTCAATTTTTTTATTCGGAAGTGTTGCCGGAACGGGCTGTACAATGCAGCGTTGGAGGAGCTCGGCAGGCTTAAGGATTTTGGGTACAAGCCTTCTCCAACCACTTACAGTGCTTTGATTCAGGTTTTCCTTGGTGCTGGTAAATTGGACAGTGCTTATTTGGTTCACAAGGAGATGGAGAGTTATGGGTATGGTATGGATGGGTACACTCTCAGCTGTTTTGCGTATTCTCTCTGCAGAGCAGGGAGGTATAGGGATGCTCTCAATTTGATTGCAAAGGTAGGTTATGTGCCCGATACGGTATTTTACAATAGGATGGTTTCTGGTTTGTGTGAAGCTTCACTTTTTGAAGAAGCTATGGATATCTTAAACCGAATGCGTTCTAGTTCTTGTATTCCGAATGTTGTGACCTATAGGATCTTGCTTTCTGGTTGCTTGAGGAAAGGGCAGCTGGGGAGGTGTAAGAGAATTCTTAGTATGATGATTACTGAAGGATGTTATCCAAATCGTGAgatatttaattttcttgtacATGCTTATTGTAAATCAGGGGATTACTTTTATGCCTACAAGTTGTTTAAGAAAATGGTAAAATGTGGGTGCCAGCCAGGGTATCTACTTTATAATATATTGATTGGTAGTATATGTGGCAATGTGGAGCTGCCTATCTCGGATGTGCTGGAAATAGCTGAGAAAGCTTATGATGAGATGCTTGATTCAGGGGTTGTATTGAATAAGGTCAATGTAGGCAACTTTGCTCGGTGTCTTTGTGGGGCTGGAAAGTTTGATAAAGCCTTTAAGATAATATGTGAAATGATGAGCAAGGGTTTTGTTCCAGATGATAGTACATATTCTAAAGTGATTCATTTTCTATGTAATGCCTCCAAGGTAGAGAAGGCTTTTCTTTTGTTTGAAGAAATGAAAAGGAATGGCATTGTTCCCAGTGTTTACACCTATACTATTTTGATTGATAGCTTTTGCAAAGCTGGTCTCATCCAACAAGCTCGCAAATGGTATGATGAAATGTTAAGGGATGGTTGCAAGCCTAATGTGGTGACGTATACTGCACTTATTCATGCATACCTGAAGGCAAGAAAGTTGTTCGATGCAAATAAACTATTCGAGGTGATGGTACTTGAAGGTTGCAAGCCAAATATTGTTACATATACAGCTTTGATAGATGGTCATTGTAAAGctgggcagattgaaaaagcttGCCAGATTTTTGCCAGAATGCAAGGTGACATAGAAATCTCTGATATGGACATGTATTTCAAGTTGGATGATGATAACAACACTGAAGAACCAAATGTTATTACATATGGGGCTTTGGTGGATGGTTTATGCAAAACAAGCAGGGTTAAACAAGCCCGTGAATTGTTGGATACTATGTGGGCACATGGGTGTGAACCGAACCAGACAGTCTATGATGCTCTTATAGATGGGTTCTGCAAGGCAGGAAAGCTTGAGGATGCGCAGGAGGTGTTTGCAAAAATGTTGGAGCGTGGATACAGTCCCAGTCTATACACCTACAGCTCTTTAATTGATTGTCTGTTTAAAGACAAACGATTGGATCTTGTTTTGAAAGTTTTGTCCAGGATGCTAGAGAATTCGATTGCTCCTAATGTAGTTATTTACACAGAGATGATTGATGGGCTCTGTAAAGTTGGAAAGGCTGATGAAGCCCACAAGCTAATGCTTAAGATGGAAGAAAAGGGTTGTAATCCCAATGTTGTTACTTACACTGCAATGATTGATGGCTTTGGGAAATTAGGAAAAATTGAACAGTGCTTTGAGCTATTGAGAGATATGTGCTCAAAGGGTTGTGCTCCAAACTTTATTACCTATAGAGTATTGATTAATCATTGTTGTTCCACTGGCCTCTTTGATGAGGCACACAGACTATTAGATGAAATGAAACAAACATATTGGCCTAGGCATATATCAAGCCATCGTAAAATTATTGAAGGTATTAACCGAGAGTTCATAGCCTCAATAGGGCTTTTAAATGAGCTGGTTGAGGATGAATCAATCCCTGTTGATTCTTTGTATAAAATTTTGATTCATAACTACATCAAGGCTGGAAGATTGGAAGTTGCAGTGAATCTGCTTGAAGAGATTTCGTCATCTCCAAGCATTGCAATGGCCTGCAAGTATTTGTATACTTCTTTAATTGAGAGTCTTTCACAAGCAAGTAAGGTTGATAAAGCCTTCGAGCTGTACGCGAGCATGATAAGTAAGAATGTTGTTCCAGAGCTTAGCACATTAGTCGACCTCATCAAAGGCCTTACTCGGGTTGATAAGTGGCAAGAAGCACTACAATTATCAGACAGCATATGCCAAATG GATATCTATTGGGTCCATGAAGAGGGAACCAGTGTAAATTAA